One Cucurbita pepo subsp. pepo cultivar mu-cu-16 chromosome LG20, ASM280686v2, whole genome shotgun sequence genomic window carries:
- the LOC111783242 gene encoding uncharacterized protein LOC111783242, translated as MISILAQERLLGAALGSVFAGVVVFEQRKSLYESISKNYPPTTQSPMRKPVLAKKYGPEFSHLWNSAVDQTFGPVIQALSSRGW; from the exons ATGATTTCCATTCTCGCTCAG GAGCGACTGCTTGGTGCTGCATTGGGGAGCGTGTTCGCCGGGGTTGTTGTTTTTGAGCAACGGAAAAGCTTATACGAGTCCATTTCCAAAAACTATCCACCAACTACTCAATCTCCG ATGAGAAAACCTGTACTAGCAAAGAAATATGGTCCAGAGTTTTCGCACCTATGGAATAGCGCTGTAGACCAGACATTTGGACCTGTGATTCAGGCTCTCAGTTCACGGGGATGGTGA